CAGGGGCTCCAGGCAGGGGAGAAAGGCCATGGGGTAGAGAAGGTGGGTGCCGGCCCCCACGGTGATTATCCTCTCCCGGGGCAAAAGAAGGGAGAGCTCGTGGATGACCCGGGCCCCGGAAAGGGGCTCCCGGTCCGAGTTCCGGGCCTCCTCCACCCTCGCCCTCCACTCCGCGCGCTTTCCTTCCAGGAATTCCCACCACTCCCTCCGTTCCGGAGGCCGGTAATCCCTGACCGCGTCCACGGCCTCCAGGAGAAAATCCCGTACGTCGGCCTCGATGGGCAGTTGTGGCCTCCTCCGGCAATTGAGCATGGCCTCCATGTCGATGTTCACCAGCACCAGTTCCCCGGGGATGGGGAGGGTGTACTCGTAGGAGGTGAGGTCGGAGATGACGCAACCCAGGCCCAGGACGGCATCCGCCTCCGACAGCGCGGCGTCGGCCACGGTGTTCCCTCCCCCGAAGCCCGCCCTTCCCAGGCACAGGGGATGGTCCTCGGGGATGGTCCCCCGCCCGTTCCCGGTGGTGACCACCGGGACCTGGAGAGACTCGGCCAGCCGCACCAGGAGCTCCGAGGACCCGGAATAGGCCACCCCTCCCCCGGAGAGGAGGAGGGGCCGGGAGGCTCCCTTGACGACTTCCAGGGCTTTCCAGACGTCCTCCACGTGCAGGGAAGGCCGGTGCTCGGCGGCGAATCGGAAGCGGGGCGCCTCCACCTTCACCTCCTCCTCCCACACGTCCTCGGGCACCTCGATGAGCACCGGCCCCCTCCCCCCGGAGACGGCCAGGGTGTAAGCGCGGGAAAGGACGGCGGCGGCATGGTCCGCCTCCTCCACCCGGAAGACCCCCCGGCACAGGGAGGAGAATATGGCCGGGTGGTCAGCCTCCAGCATGCCGTCGCTTCCCCGCAACTTCCGCTTCACCGCCCCGCTGAGGACGAGCATGGGACTCCCGTCCTTGTAGGCGTTGGCCGTGGAGATGAGGGCGTTGAGGGTACCCGGGCCGGAATGGGTGAGCACCACGCCGGGTATCCCGGTCAGGCGTCCTTCGGCGTCGGCCATGCTGGCCGCCACTTGTTCATGGCGGCAGGAGACGTAGCGGATGTCCTCTCGGTGGTCGTAGAGCGCGTTCACGAAGGCGAAGTTTGAGGTCCCGATGATCCCGTAGATGCGCCGGACCCCCATGACCTTCAGGCCCTCGATGAGCATCTGGGCGCAGTTCATGGGCCCCTCCTTTCCTCACTCCACGCCGTTGACCACGAAGCGGGGCTTCTCCCCGGAGAGCACCCGGGTGACGTTGTCGATGGTCACCTGGAGCATGCGCACCCGGCTCTCGTTGGTCCCTCCCGCCACGTGGGGGGAGAGGATGACCTTGTCCGACTTCAGCAGGGGATTGTCCGGGTCCACCGGCTCCTGGGCAAAGACGTCCAGGCCCGCGCCGGCCAGCCTTCCCTCGCGCAGGGCTTCGGCCAGGGCCTCCTCGTCCACCACCTCGCCCCGCGCCAGGTTCAGGAGGTAGGCCTCGGGCTTCATGAGGGCCAGCCTCTCCCGGTTGATGAGATGGCGGGTCTCCGGGGTGAGGGGGACATGGAGGGTGACGATGTCCGAGATCCGCAGCAGGTCCTCCAGTTCCGCGTATTCCGCGCCCAGATCCTTCTCCCTCTCGGCCGGGAGGCGCACCAGGTCGTGATAGAGGATGCGGCAACCGAAGGGACGGAGGCGCGCCGCCACCTCCCGGCCTATGTTCCCCATGCCCACGATCCCCACCGTCTTGCCCTGCAGCTCGTACATCCCCAGGGTGAAGATGTCCTGCTGCCCCCACTCCCCCGCGGCGGTTTTATGGTGAAAGTAGAGGACCTTCTTGAGCAGGCAGAGCATGAACATCACGGCGTGTTCGGCTACCCCCACGGCGTTGGCCGCCCCCACGTTGGCCACCGGGATTCCCGCCCTGCGGGTGGCCTCCAGGTCGATGTGCTGGTAACCGATGCTGGGCTGCTGGATGAGGCGACAGCCCCGCGCCGCCTCCGCCACCCGGGCGTCTATGGGCAGGCGGAAGGTGAAGTCCCCGATGATCACGTCCGCGCCCCGCACCGCCTCCTCCAGGCCGGGTCCCGGGTCACCCCGGTAGACCTCCACCGTGACCTCCCGGCCCTCCAGGACACCCGCCAGCATACCCCTCACCGCCTCCTCGGGCAGGGGGGAAAGTACCACTACCCTGGCCATCTCCACCTCCCTTGCTCTCCGGCTCCTCCGCCGCTCACCGGTACGCCGTTGTCTCCTGCCCGGCCGCCGCGAACCCGCCTCCCCCGCCGTTCCGCCCTTCCCCGCCCGTGCCGGAAGCCACGAGAGTATCGGGCGCGTCGAGCCTCGGCCTACTATTGAAGAGGACGCGCCCGCGGACGTCGCGGAGGCCGTCGCGGCCGCCG
The genomic region above belongs to Actinomycetota bacterium and contains:
- a CDS encoding thiamine pyrophosphate-binding protein, with the protein product MNCAQMLIEGLKVMGVRRIYGIIGTSNFAFVNALYDHREDIRYVSCRHEQVAASMADAEGRLTGIPGVVLTHSGPGTLNALISTANAYKDGSPMLVLSGAVKRKLRGSDGMLEADHPAIFSSLCRGVFRVEEADHAAAVLSRAYTLAVSGGRGPVLIEVPEDVWEEEVKVEAPRFRFAAEHRPSLHVEDVWKALEVVKGASRPLLLSGGGVAYSGSSELLVRLAESLQVPVVTTGNGRGTIPEDHPLCLGRAGFGGGNTVADAALSEADAVLGLGCVISDLTSYEYTLPIPGELVLVNIDMEAMLNCRRRPQLPIEADVRDFLLEAVDAVRDYRPPERREWWEFLEGKRAEWRARVEEARNSDREPLSGARVIHELSLLLPRERIITVGAGTHLLYPMAFLPCLEPLTYLSAVNFGAMGFGFPAALAAKLVRPEREVVAILGDGDFMMTLQDLETACREGIKVLVLVMNDHMYRVLNIRQRIQCQGRILGTCHGNPDFAALARSFGAAGWRLERVADIQPVLREALAAEGPAVVDVVIDPEDLPPFNLEASLRMSMG
- a CDS encoding 2-hydroxyacid dehydrogenase, which codes for MARVVVLSPLPEEAVRGMLAGVLEGREVTVEVYRGDPGPGLEEAVRGADVIIGDFTFRLPIDARVAEAARGCRLIQQPSIGYQHIDLEATRRAGIPVANVGAANAVGVAEHAVMFMLCLLKKVLYFHHKTAAGEWGQQDIFTLGMYELQGKTVGIVGMGNIGREVAARLRPFGCRILYHDLVRLPAEREKDLGAEYAELEDLLRISDIVTLHVPLTPETRHLINRERLALMKPEAYLLNLARGEVVDEEALAEALREGRLAGAGLDVFAQEPVDPDNPLLKSDKVILSPHVAGGTNESRVRMLQVTIDNVTRVLSGEKPRFVVNGVE